One Rhodothermus sp. genomic region harbors:
- a CDS encoding copper resistance system multicopper oxidase, giving the protein MRNFSRRDFLQALAVLGITTGIEALLPAYARPRPRVPVARKPAKGPVTYDLTIAETPIRIGGRKATATTINGTVPGPLLRFREGDEVILRVTNRLREDTSIHWHGLLVPFDMDGVPGVSFPGIKPGETFEYRFRIRQHGTYWYHSHSFLQEQTGVYGPLIIDPAEEPYPYDREYVIVLSDWTFENPYRVLANLRKYPGYYNFQRRTLTNLFKEAREMGFWNAIKDRLSWGRMRMGASDIVDITGATYTYLMNGLAPEDNWTGLFRPGERVRLRFINAAAGSFFDVRIPGLPMTVIQADGQYVQPVTVDEFRIGIAETYDVIVEPKEEKAYTIFAESMDRSGYARGTLAPREGMEGPIPPRRKPPLRTHADMGMVHGEGGHGGMQHGNMSQHEGMGHQQHQNMSHDQHGAMMAGMMAGVGQAPGMPPEPQPHNKDTHGPGNAAIPMVTRSRLHEPGVGLGEDGWRVLVYTDLKSLHPRKDFRPPTREIELHLTGNMERFLWSIDGKTYSEAPEPIRIRYGERVRLILVNDTMMEHPMHLHGMWMELENGHGRHIPLKHTILVKPAERVSVLITPDEPGPWAFHCHILYHMDMGMFRVFEVVEPETAAKT; this is encoded by the coding sequence ATGCGGAATTTTTCGCGTCGCGACTTTCTGCAGGCATTGGCTGTGCTGGGCATTACGACAGGGATTGAGGCGTTGCTTCCAGCCTATGCACGGCCCCGGCCGCGTGTACCCGTGGCTCGGAAGCCCGCAAAAGGCCCTGTAACATACGACCTGACCATTGCGGAAACGCCCATTCGTATTGGCGGACGTAAGGCAACGGCGACGACCATCAACGGAACAGTACCTGGGCCGTTGCTGCGCTTTCGGGAGGGGGATGAAGTGATCCTGCGCGTCACCAACCGCCTCCGTGAGGATACCTCCATCCACTGGCACGGCCTCCTCGTTCCGTTCGATATGGACGGCGTGCCCGGCGTCAGCTTTCCAGGTATCAAGCCCGGCGAAACGTTTGAATATCGGTTTCGCATTCGCCAGCATGGTACTTACTGGTACCATAGCCACAGCTTCCTGCAGGAACAAACCGGGGTTTATGGCCCGCTCATTATTGACCCGGCCGAGGAGCCCTATCCCTACGACCGAGAGTACGTAATCGTTCTGAGCGACTGGACCTTTGAGAATCCTTACCGGGTACTGGCCAACCTGCGCAAATACCCCGGCTACTACAACTTTCAACGTCGTACCCTGACCAATCTGTTTAAGGAAGCCCGCGAAATGGGCTTCTGGAATGCCATAAAAGATCGGTTGAGCTGGGGACGCATGCGCATGGGGGCTTCGGACATCGTCGATATTACAGGCGCAACCTATACCTACCTTATGAACGGCCTCGCCCCCGAGGACAACTGGACCGGCCTGTTCCGGCCAGGCGAACGCGTACGTCTCCGGTTTATTAACGCCGCAGCGGGGAGCTTCTTTGACGTGCGCATTCCTGGTTTACCGATGACGGTGATCCAGGCCGACGGTCAATATGTGCAGCCTGTCACCGTCGACGAATTTCGCATCGGGATTGCCGAAACCTACGACGTCATTGTGGAGCCCAAAGAAGAAAAAGCTTACACGATCTTCGCCGAATCGATGGACCGTAGCGGCTATGCGCGCGGCACGCTGGCTCCCCGTGAAGGAATGGAAGGGCCCATTCCGCCTCGCCGTAAACCTCCGCTACGCACCCATGCCGACATGGGTATGGTGCACGGCGAGGGAGGCCATGGTGGTATGCAACATGGCAATATGTCGCAGCACGAGGGCATGGGCCACCAGCAGCACCAGAACATGTCCCATGACCAGCATGGCGCCATGATGGCGGGCATGATGGCCGGTGTTGGGCAAGCTCCAGGTATGCCTCCCGAACCCCAGCCCCATAACAAGGATACCCATGGACCGGGTAATGCGGCCATTCCCATGGTCACGCGTAGCCGCCTCCATGAACCCGGGGTAGGGCTGGGCGAGGATGGCTGGCGTGTGCTGGTCTATACAGACCTGAAAAGCCTCCATCCCCGCAAAGACTTTCGTCCGCCTACCCGTGAGATTGAGCTGCACCTGACGGGCAATATGGAGCGCTTCCTGTGGAGCATTGATGGCAAGACCTATTCCGAAGCGCCCGAACCTATCCGCATTCGCTATGGTGAACGGGTGCGGCTCATTCTTGTCAATGATACCATGATGGAGCATCCCATGCATCTACACGGGATGTGGATGGAGCTTGAGAATGGCCACGGACGGCATATTCCACTCAAGCACACCATCCTTGTCAAACCGGCGGAGCGGGTATCGGTGCTGATCACACCCGACGAGCCTGGTCCGTGGGCCTTCCACTGCCACATCCTGTATCATATGGACATGGGCATGTTTCGGGTCTTTGAAGTTGTTGAACCAGAAACTGCAGCGAAGACGTGA
- a CDS encoding copper resistance protein B codes for MMHRLFSLILIIGLGVSGRSLWAQPRPLIHFANENTLAFFLFDLLETQPRLEGRPVQWDLDAWVGKMYNRLWIRSEGELLTNQQAGEFELQALYSRVIAPFWDLQIGVRVDVAYGEETRTRAHLVFGLEGLAPYWFELEPLFYLSQDGDFAASLVASHDLFVTQRLILQPRLEMLASAQQVAAWGIGRGLNRIDFGLRLRFELAREFAPYIGFNWSRLYGSTADLARAEGEAARTSGIVAGVRLWY; via the coding sequence ATGATGCACCGGCTTTTTTCCCTGATATTGATCATTGGCCTGGGCGTCTCGGGACGTTCCTTGTGGGCGCAACCCAGGCCCCTGATCCACTTTGCCAACGAAAACACTCTTGCGTTTTTCCTTTTTGATCTGCTGGAAACCCAGCCCCGGCTGGAGGGCCGCCCTGTACAATGGGATCTGGATGCCTGGGTAGGCAAAATGTATAACCGGCTCTGGATCCGAAGTGAGGGCGAGCTCCTGACAAACCAGCAGGCGGGCGAATTCGAACTGCAGGCACTCTACAGCCGGGTAATTGCGCCTTTCTGGGACCTGCAGATAGGCGTCCGCGTGGACGTCGCCTATGGCGAAGAGACGCGCACCCGAGCCCACCTCGTCTTCGGCCTTGAAGGGCTGGCCCCATACTGGTTCGAATTGGAGCCGCTTTTTTACCTGAGTCAGGACGGCGACTTTGCCGCCTCGCTCGTTGCCTCACACGACCTGTTCGTTACCCAGCGGCTTATTCTCCAGCCACGCCTTGAAATGCTGGCCTCCGCCCAGCAGGTGGCTGCATGGGGTATCGGGCGTGGGCTAAATCGTATCGATTTTGGACTGCGGCTACGTTTTGAGCTGGCCCGCGAATTCGCACCCTACATTGGCTTCAACTGGAGCCGCCTCTATGGCAGCACTGCAGATTTAGCCCGTGCCGAAGGAGAAGCTGCCCGGACTTCCGGGATAGTAGCTGGCGTGCGTCTCTGGTATTGA
- a CDS encoding DUF411 domain-containing protein — MQITRKTYLLGFLLGAAVTAIGLLIYNGRQQAAAQPTLTVFKSPTCGCCTKWVDHMKAAGFTVRVEDLQNLSTIKARFRVPGSLHSCHTAIVEGYVIEGHVPAADVWRLLQEKPDVTGLAVPGMPIGSPGMEQGFRVDPYEVLAFTTDGRTRVFARYGPQE; from the coding sequence ATGCAGATTACCCGTAAAACCTACCTGCTGGGCTTTTTGCTTGGTGCTGCCGTAACCGCTATTGGCTTACTGATCTACAACGGTCGGCAACAGGCTGCGGCCCAACCCACATTGACCGTCTTCAAGAGTCCCACCTGCGGTTGCTGCACGAAGTGGGTAGACCATATGAAGGCTGCTGGTTTTACGGTGCGTGTCGAGGATTTGCAGAACCTAAGTACGATCAAAGCCCGCTTTCGCGTGCCTGGATCTCTCCATTCTTGCCACACGGCCATCGTCGAAGGGTATGTAATTGAAGGCCATGTGCCAGCGGCCGATGTGTGGCGCCTGCTGCAGGAAAAACCTGACGTGACCGGCCTGGCAGTGCCGGGCATGCCCATTGGCTCGCCGGGTATGGAACAGGGATTCCGTGTAGATCCCTACGAAGTGCTGGCCTTCACAACGGATGGTCGCACACGTGTTTTTGCCCGCTATGGTCCACAGGAATAA
- a CDS encoding TlpA disulfide reductase family protein, giving the protein MQESLPISPSLLYVLAGVLTVGGLVLIWLAPRLSPDRRLKGAAAWSGALFGGVIVLSGLALGLLAYLRQQQPEIVQSPGVVGRPAPELTFRLVETDEPRTLSAYRGQVILLNLWATWCPPCLAEIPELNRFQQVYRDQGVVVIMISDEPRQTILEFMKKRPLEAVSGYLPEDTRWPWPYNRVEQARPTTFVIDRDGIIRETWPGAANFSQFEAAVLPYLE; this is encoded by the coding sequence ATGCAGGAGAGCTTACCGATCAGTCCCTCCCTGTTGTACGTGCTGGCCGGAGTGCTGACGGTTGGCGGACTGGTACTGATCTGGCTGGCTCCCCGGCTCAGCCCTGATCGACGCCTTAAGGGAGCGGCTGCCTGGAGTGGTGCACTATTTGGCGGGGTGATCGTGTTATCGGGTCTGGCTCTGGGCCTGCTGGCCTACCTGCGTCAACAACAGCCTGAGATCGTTCAGTCGCCTGGCGTCGTCGGCCGGCCGGCTCCGGAATTGACCTTTCGACTGGTAGAAACCGACGAACCCCGCACCCTGTCTGCCTATCGAGGCCAGGTGATTCTGCTGAATCTATGGGCCACCTGGTGTCCCCCATGCCTGGCGGAAATTCCTGAACTCAACCGTTTCCAGCAGGTGTATCGGGACCAGGGAGTGGTGGTGATCATGATCTCCGATGAGCCCCGCCAGACCATCCTGGAATTCATGAAAAAACGTCCCCTGGAGGCTGTCAGCGGATATCTGCCCGAAGATACTCGATGGCCCTGGCCATACAACCGCGTTGAACAGGCACGGCCCACCACGTTCGTAATCGACCGTGACGGCATCATCCGCGAGACCTGGCCCGGTGCGGCCAACTTTTCCCAGTTCGAAGCAGCCGTCCTACCCTATCTGGAATAA
- a CDS encoding Spy/CpxP family protein refolding chaperone, protein MKKHGTILALSLLLMLPVFGQPHRHQMNQPDTARGMMQGPMMMMQMMPRMMGMMQQGMMMPNPLHRATMMAFVLPAMADSLGLSDQQQQQLRELKQGMIQQHRARQQEVRQHRQALQALFKENQSPEPAAVREHLQAIARLEVDDRVAPYETFRQMLNVLNETQRARLRELKQRQMMHYMMRLPMMEMMQMMHMMHGREGMMRMMRHGGGMMGQQGMMPMNQGGMMMRHRQQQGQGGGHRHNNY, encoded by the coding sequence ATGAAGAAGCATGGGACAATTCTGGCCCTGAGCCTGTTGCTGATGCTGCCGGTGTTTGGACAACCACACCGCCACCAGATGAATCAGCCCGATACGGCCCGTGGCATGATGCAGGGCCCCATGATGATGATGCAGATGATGCCCCGCATGATGGGCATGATGCAGCAGGGGATGATGATGCCAAACCCGCTGCATCGGGCTACCATGATGGCATTTGTGCTGCCGGCCATGGCCGACTCGCTGGGGCTTTCTGACCAGCAACAGCAACAGCTCCGCGAGCTTAAGCAAGGTATGATCCAGCAGCATCGGGCGCGTCAGCAGGAAGTGCGTCAGCATCGACAGGCGCTCCAGGCACTTTTCAAAGAAAACCAGTCTCCTGAACCGGCGGCAGTCCGAGAACATCTCCAGGCGATAGCCCGCCTGGAAGTTGACGACCGGGTAGCGCCCTACGAGACCTTCCGCCAGATGCTGAACGTGCTGAACGAAACCCAGCGTGCCCGGTTGCGCGAGCTAAAGCAGCGCCAGATGATGCACTACATGATGCGGCTGCCCATGATGGAAATGATGCAGATGATGCACATGATGCACGGCCGCGAAGGCATGATGCGCATGATGAGGCATGGCGGTGGGATGATGGGCCAGCAGGGAATGATGCCCATGAATCAGGGAGGCATGATGATGCGCCATCGCCAACAACAGGGACAAGGCGGCGGCCATCGTCATAATAATTACTAA
- a CDS encoding SHOCT domain-containing protein — protein MYGPHMVWGMHWGWWIFWIVVIIALVWLFSQQRRSSEPPRPPRESPLELLQRRYAAGEISTEEYEERRARLERDRLT, from the coding sequence ATGTACGGACCGCATATGGTATGGGGTATGCACTGGGGCTGGTGGATCTTCTGGATCGTCGTGATCATTGCGTTGGTCTGGCTATTCAGCCAGCAACGCCGCTCCAGCGAGCCACCTCGCCCCCCACGCGAATCCCCCCTGGAATTGCTACAGCGGCGCTATGCCGCCGGCGAAATTTCGACCGAAGAATATGAGGAGCGTCGGGCTCGTCTCGAACGTGACCGGCTGACATGA
- a CDS encoding methyltransferase domain-containing protein, translating to MSTILQNQTRSPDPEATAFARKAYDRLAGRYDLLELPMEWLAFRRWRQRLWGRVKGPSVLEIGVGTGKNIPFYPPDVAVTAIDLSPRMLERARRRATRYPERSIELLEMDAQALDFPEDTFDDAVATFVFCSVPDPVLGLQEALRVVRPGSRLHLLEHMRVRQERIGRWMDRLDPLISRLTGVHIARRTVDNVQRAGWVLEEVADLAPGGLVRHIVARKPQL from the coding sequence ATGAGCACGATCCTTCAAAACCAGACGCGTTCCCCTGACCCAGAGGCGACCGCCTTTGCCCGAAAGGCTTACGACCGGCTGGCCGGCCGCTATGATCTGCTGGAGCTGCCGATGGAGTGGTTAGCCTTTCGGCGATGGCGACAACGCCTCTGGGGCCGGGTAAAAGGCCCCAGCGTGCTCGAAATCGGTGTAGGTACTGGAAAAAACATTCCGTTCTATCCACCCGATGTAGCAGTTACAGCTATCGATCTGTCACCGCGAATGCTGGAACGGGCCCGACGCCGCGCCACCCGATACCCGGAGCGCTCCATTGAGCTCCTGGAAATGGATGCACAGGCACTGGACTTTCCTGAGGATACGTTCGACGACGCTGTCGCCACTTTCGTCTTCTGCTCCGTGCCTGATCCCGTACTGGGGCTTCAGGAAGCCCTTCGTGTTGTACGGCCGGGCAGCCGCCTGCATCTACTTGAGCACATGCGCGTGCGCCAGGAGCGTATCGGCCGGTGGATGGACCGACTCGATCCCTTAATCTCTCGCCTCACCGGTGTGCATATTGCCCGCCGTACCGTCGATAATGTGCAACGGGCCGGCTGGGTGCTAGAAGAGGTTGCCGACCTGGCACCCGGTGGCCTGGTGCGCCATATCGTCGCCCGCAAACCACAACTTTAA
- a CDS encoding DUF302 domain-containing protein has translation MNTVKTAYYFARTLSVPLEEAEARVRELLQEEGFGVLTEIDVQATLKKKLDVEVRPYKILGACNPHFAHQALQAEPHIGTMLPCNVIVRQTEDGQTEVAAIDPVASMQAVDNPALRPIAEQVRERLKGIIEKL, from the coding sequence ATGAACACGGTCAAAACTGCTTACTACTTCGCCCGCACGCTGTCCGTGCCTCTTGAAGAAGCCGAAGCCCGCGTGCGCGAACTACTGCAGGAAGAAGGCTTCGGCGTGCTCACCGAGATCGACGTGCAGGCCACGCTGAAGAAGAAGCTGGACGTCGAGGTGCGGCCTTACAAGATCCTGGGTGCCTGTAACCCCCACTTCGCCCACCAGGCGCTGCAGGCCGAGCCCCATATCGGCACTATGCTGCCCTGCAACGTGATCGTCCGCCAGACAGAAGACGGCCAGACCGAAGTGGCTGCCATTGATCCGGTCGCTTCGATGCAGGCTGTCGACAATCCGGCACTACGCCCGATCGCCGAGCAGGTGCGGGAGCGGCTTAAGGGGATCATCGAAAAACTCTAA
- a CDS encoding cytochrome D1 domain-containing protein codes for MRLRTAGPIVLLFGRIGGCAPASPTADAPVYVTLSAQQAIGILGHQVSWPAGQQMTYVAVDPTGRIVLATSSRENRVYAYDAPSGRLLKRIPVGRTPKGVKIDHAGQQAVVANEGDGTVSLIDLETLKVTDTIHVGPIPHNSIFAPDDRLLYVTLQGDSSVAVVDLSQRTVIDRLPAGQAPHNVDISPEGRYLYVSNIGSRDLTVIDLSTRRIIRRIPLTAPHYGVDATPDGRYVLITGIADSIVTIVDARNFEVVKQLVVGIGLHGIRASRNSQMAYVALVPQNRVAVLDLTTLTVDHYLQPGKGPFWIAIPGNP; via the coding sequence ATGCGACTCCGTACAGCTGGGCCGATCGTCTTGCTGTTCGGCCGGATCGGGGGATGTGCGCCTGCTTCACCCACCGCTGATGCGCCGGTTTACGTTACCCTTTCAGCTCAGCAGGCGATCGGGATCTTAGGCCACCAGGTTTCCTGGCCAGCCGGTCAGCAGATGACCTATGTTGCAGTGGATCCGACCGGCCGGATTGTACTGGCTACCAGCAGTAGAGAAAACCGCGTCTATGCCTATGACGCTCCAAGTGGACGTCTCCTGAAACGCATCCCAGTGGGCCGGACCCCCAAGGGGGTTAAGATCGACCATGCTGGCCAACAAGCGGTAGTCGCCAATGAGGGGGATGGAACCGTGTCGCTCATTGATCTGGAAACGTTAAAGGTAACCGACACCATCCATGTAGGCCCTATCCCCCACAACAGCATCTTTGCCCCAGATGATCGCTTGCTGTACGTAACCCTCCAAGGCGACAGCAGTGTGGCTGTGGTGGACCTGAGCCAACGCACCGTAATCGATCGGCTACCGGCCGGGCAGGCTCCACACAACGTCGATATCTCTCCTGAGGGACGTTACCTGTACGTCTCCAATATTGGGAGTCGTGACCTAACGGTTATCGACCTTTCAACGCGGCGTATCATCCGCCGCATTCCACTCACTGCACCGCACTACGGGGTGGATGCGACACCGGATGGTCGGTATGTATTAATCACAGGAATCGCCGATTCCATCGTCACGATCGTGGACGCACGTAACTTTGAGGTCGTCAAGCAGCTTGTGGTAGGCATCGGCCTGCATGGAATACGAGCCAGCCGAAACAGCCAGATGGCCTACGTAGCCCTGGTACCACAAAATCGCGTGGCCGTCCTTGATCTAACAACCCTGACCGTGGATCATTACCTCCAACCTGGTAAAGGGCCGTTCTGGATCGCAATCCCCGGCAATCCCTGA